From Aspergillus chevalieri M1 DNA, chromosome 4, nearly complete sequence, a single genomic window includes:
- a CDS encoding PTH11-like integral membrane protein (COG:S;~EggNog:ENOG410PKP8;~TransMembrane:6 (i7-29o49-73i85-111o127-150i162-182o202-221i);~antiSMASH:Cluster_4.7), with amino-acid sequence MMGREDWTIVISLAFAIIYLGFVAGEVHFGLGAHSAKLSDQELMNQLKMLWVAIPMYNASLACTKFSILFQYLRIFPRRPFRISCYIVMSIVALYSTWAFITGFLTCVPVAKFWDRTVKGYCFNFEALWFFNAAMNIATDFTLLIMPMPLLSQLQLPRTQKIALCGVFAIGGLVVITSALRLSSLHTVARDPDTSYSNVAAAYWTAAECNVAIICASLPFLRPVISCIFPKLMPTNSYRRHQTGFNTTNRSRLQTELYSQQRDYDMYTIDVKSDAVPRDPFRGIEVTTEMIQETGKPSMSKSGIESTNTSQRELVMGA; translated from the exons ATGATGGGTCGGGAGGACTGGACCATTGTGATTTCACTA GCTTTTGCTATTATCTATCTCGGGTTTGTTGCTGGTG AGGTGCACTTTGGTCTCGGAGCACATTCTGCGAAATTATCAGATCAAGAATTGATGAACCAGCTGAAG ATGCTCTGGGTTGCCATTCCCATGTACAACGCCAGTCTGGCCTGCACCAAGTTCTCCATCCTCTTCCAATACCTCCGCATCTTCCCCCGTCGACCGTTCCGTATTTCCTGCTATATCGTCATGAGCATCGTCGCATTATACTCGACCTGGGCCTTTATCACCGGTTTCCTCACCTGCGTCCCGGTTGCCAAGTTCTGGGACCGGACGGTGAAGGGTTACTGTTTCAACTTTGAGGCGCTGTGGTTCTTCAACGCCGCGATGAACATTGCAACAGACTTTACTTTGCTTATCATGCCGATGCCGCTTCTTTCACAGCTTCAACTGCCACGGACGCAGAAGATTGCGCTatgtggtgtttttgcaATCGGTGGTTTGGTTGTGATTACCAGTGCCCTCCGTCTCTCCAGTTTACATACTGTTGCAAGGGACCCTGATACATCTT ACAGCAACGTCGCCGCTGCCTACTGGACCGCCGCAGAATGCAACGTCGCCATCATCTGCGCCTCGCTTCCCTTCCTCCGCCCCGTAATCAGCTGCATCTTCCCCAAGCTCATGCCAACAAACAGCTACCGTCGCCATCAAACCGGCTTCAACACAACAAACCGCTCTCGTCTTCAAACAGAGCTTTACTCACAACAGCGCGATTACGACATGTACACGATTGATGTCAAGTCGGATGCTGTACCTCGTGATCCGTTTAGGGGCATTGAGGTCACGACCGAAATGATTCAAGAGACGGGGAAGCCGAGTATGAGTAAAAGTGGTATCGAGTCGACGAATACTAGCCAACGGGAGTTGGTTATGGGTGCATGA